DNA sequence from the Streptomyces tsukubensis genome:
GGCCGCCGGGCTGCGGTTCCGTCACCGGCGTTGAGCCGGCGGAGTCCGTATTCGGCTTCGATGAGGCGGGCTTCGGCCTGGCCGCGGGCGGCGTCGTTGTTGAGCCGGGGGGTGCGCCCGTCCTCGCGGGCCAGGGTGGCGATGATGTGGATGTGGTCGTCGGCGTGCCGGACGGCTGCCCAGCGGCACCCGGCGTTGTCGCCGGCAGGGGCGATGCCGGTGGCCGCGACCATCCGGCGTGCGATCTCGCCCCACTGCTCGTCCGTCAGGACCGGGTCCTCGGGTGCGGCCCGGAGCGACAGGTGCCAGACGTGGGGCTTCCCGCGCCGGCCTCCGGCTGCTTCGACGGGCTGGTCGAGGAGCTGCTGGAGGTCGGCGTACGTCGCGTCGGGGTCGCGGCCGGGGTCGGGGGCGAGGCTGTCCCAGGCCGCGACCAGGTGAGGGTCGGTGTGCTCCTCGTGCGTGCCGGGGCCGTAGAGGTAGTAGAGGAGGCCGATGGTGCGTGTCCCGCGTTTGTGGACCCGGGGGATCATGTCGGGCCGGCTTGTCGTACCTGCTGCTGGGTGAACTCCTCAATCCGCCGGGCGGCTCGGCGGACGGCCTGGAGGACTGCTTCGGTCTGAGGGGCGTCGGCTCCGGAGTTGAGGGTCTTGGCGACCTGGTTCAGGTTGTTGCCGATGTGGCCGAGGTGACGGCGCAGCGCGAACAGCTCGGTGAGCATCTCGCGTTCTTCGGCGACCTCGGCGGCCGTGCGCGACAGATCACGGGCGGCTGCGAGAGCGGCGTGGGCGAGGAAGCCGGACGGCGTCATGGAACACGCTTCGGCGGCAGCGAGCAGACGCTTCTTCTCGTCGTCGCTGAAGCGGCTGGCGATCATGTGCACGCGCTTGTCGGCGGGCTTCTTGCGCGCACGATTACGGCGTGGCGGGGGCGGAACGCTGTCTGTGTGCGTGCAGTTGGACGCGTGACACGGCTCGGGCGTCTCCTCCTCCGGATGAGGGCCGCCCCCGGCCTCATCCGCCCGGACCCGCGCCCCCCGGCGCGGGTCCGGCCCCGCCACCCCCGGGGCGGGGAATCCATAAGTAGCACTCCCGACGGGAGTGCTACTTATGGGATAACTTGCTCGTTCCCGGGTTGAGTTGGTGGTTGGCGAACCCTGGTCGGAGGCTGGCGGGACGGGTGGGTTCGTCATCGGATACGGCTCCCGCGGGTGCGGGCGTGTGCCTGGAGCTGGGCGGCGAGGTGTAGCACGTCGACCGGTCCGGCGAGGACCCGGACCGGCGCGGTCGGGGTCCGCTGGACAAGCCACTGCCCGGTCGGCACGTGGACGGCGGCGTGGAGCAGCCCGTGGTGGACCAAAGTGTCGGCCCACGCGCCGGCCTCGGCAGCCGTGACGGGCGCCCTACGGGGGTCTCGGGGGGACATGGGGATCTCCGGGGTAGAGGGGCGCGGTGCCCGGCACATGGCCGGGGTACCGCGAAGGAACAGGGGCGAGGGGGGCCTTCTGTGGGGGAGGTGGGGGTTCGGCTGGTCAGCCGCATTCCCGGCAGCGCTCGAAATGGCGGGACAGGGCGCGGGCCATGGCGTGCTTGGCGCCGATGGCGCGCTTCGCGCTGACCTTCCCCGA
Encoded proteins:
- a CDS encoding plasmid mobilization protein — translated: MIASRFSDDEKKRLLAAAEACSMTPSGFLAHAALAAARDLSRTAAEVAEEREMLTELFALRRHLGHIGNNLNQVAKTLNSGADAPQTEAVLQAVRRAARRIEEFTQQQVRQAGPT